One genomic region from Athalia rosae chromosome 3, iyAthRosa1.1, whole genome shotgun sequence encodes:
- the LOC105686376 gene encoding phosphatidate phosphatase LPIN1 isoform X2 — protein MYSMNYIGKFISNFRDFYNEINAATLTGAIDVVVVEQPDGSFACSPFHVRFGKLCVLRSREKVVDIEINGEPRQIHMKLGDSGEAFFVEEVGSGGSPTDTEIPPHLACSPIPHDSCFPPQRETGTLFIRFNLLSELPQEQREKLLRDSVLSIEREKWEEMSALPPDEREKFLIEQFSDLPKVHREKWLQIASLTTEERDKIFRENFGDISTEQKQKMIREQYSALKTEDRERLFKENFPELPVEQRQKFEFALLSDWKGKDEEKWDENQIDSKNDDEEIFNMDNIDGDEPKPASVSTPKTFNAVASNERIRKISVVKNDFRPINDDPQSSCKEKSSDESNISLSKKNSKDETVEETKVSNASKRKRKRKSIMKKKGAQRKTSNGSSSQTEMSENDVLAADESQSEPGPSPVVEVESKNSSSELIETHSTSLSQDIAVPRAETDFHFFSDTEITKNRESRNRSPVQSDTEFEIRKLSEDRAEIEDEKTHQQSWRWGELPSPPPDSTLSSHRTSMNASATANQTNDFEAHQSILSRTLAYMKRSNSRFVRNPESDGIYLSDLNADELDPEVAALYLPTSHRRTTIPKGEKSVDEEDAESGNGPSLPQSPNSVEGAIGGPKSLDSDFEEPKHTLFENTADVLLSLCGGLDSKDGPSEEAFHQNLLQFEDVCNDPKLFENPNLVIKINGKFYNWAMACPIVVTLAVFQRHLPHNVVDNLCSRYMSTPVHEDKKQQSGVKTEGRSGYSSWFSWSRSSQPPKKSQDLSQVDGPIVEEARAQLVGAKEVSTPEDMPSVSIRMEPKDDEVIDIPLETETAVQTSFPSTPEESILDKPNKERGEREGEGYSGSEDSDSNRNEPQGVKIPIERRSYYEPTEKYRKTLRLSSEQIESLNLKEGPNEVVFSVTTAYQGTTRCRCHIYRWKWDDKIVISDIDGTITKSDVLGHILPIVGKDWAQSGVAQLFTKIKNNGYKLLYLSARAIGQARLTREYLKSIKQGDLSLPEGPLLLNPTSLLSAFHREVIEKKPEQFKISCLSDIQALFPEDVKPFYAGYGNRINDVWAYRAVGIPIVRIFTINHRGELKHELTQTFQSSYSNMSYIVDHLFPPLPEDATDEFSNFAYWREPILEIPDLEVLNIDTQTTQ, from the exons ATGTACAGCATGAACTATATTGGAAAATTCATCAGCAACTTCAGGGATTTTTACAATGAAATTAACGCTGCTACTCTTACCGGAGCCATTGATGTTGTAGTAGTTGAACAACCAGATGGATCCTTTGCTTGCTCGCCTTTCCATGTCAGATTTGGAAAACTCTGCGTACTTCGATCCAGAGAAAAAGTG GTGGACATAGAGATAAATGGGGAACCTAGACAGATTCATATGAAGTTAGGAGACTCCGGGGAAGCATTTTTTGTTGAAGAAGTTGGTTCAGGTGGTTCTCCAACTGATACAGAAATCCCACCGCATCTTGCCTGCTCCCCGATTCCACATGACAGTTGCTTTCCACCACAGAG GGAGACTGGAACTTTGTTTATCAGGTTCAACCTACTCTCAGAACTTCCTCAGgaacaacgagaaaaattaCTCCGAGATTCAGTTCTCTCCatcgaacgtgaaaaatgGGAGGAGATGTCAGCTCTACCTCCGGATGAGCGAGAAAAGTTCCTGATAGAGCAGTTCTCAGATCTGCCAAAAGTACATCGCGAAAAATGGCTGCAAATCGCTTCGTTAACCACAGAGGAGCGAGACAAAATTTTCCGCGAAAACTTTGGCGATATATCGACTGAACAGAAGCAGAAGATGATACGCGAACAATATTCTGCCCTGAAGACTGAGGATAGAGAGAGATtgttcaaagaaaatttcccTGAACTACCCGTAGAACAGAggcagaaatttgaatttgctCTACTCAGTGACTGGAAGGgaaaggacgaagaaaaatgggaTGAGAATCAAATAGATTCTAAGAATGATGACGAGGAAATATTTAACATGGATAACATTGATGGTGATGAACCTAAGCCGGCTTCAGTTTCAACTCCTAAAACATTCAATGCTGTGGCTTCAAATGAGAGAATTCGAAAGATAAGTGTTGTGAAAAACGATTTCCGACCAATAAATGATGACCCGCAGAGCAGCTGCAAGGAAAAATCTAGCGATGAATCGAATATCTCTTTGTCTaagaaaaactccaaagatGAAACAGTTGAGGAGACTAAAGTGAGCAACGCGTCTAAGAGAAAGCGTAAGAGGAAGAGCATCATGAAGAAGAAGGGTGCACAAAGAAAAACCAGCAATGGAAGTAGTAGCCAAACTGAAATGAGCGAAAACGACGTTCTTGCTGCTGACGAGTCTCAGAGCGAGCcg GGGCCCAGTCCAGTTGTCGAGGTTGAGTCCAAGAATTCATCGTCAGAGCTAATCGAAACCCACTCCACTTCACTGTCGCAGGACATAGCAGTACCACGTGCTGAAactgattttcatttcttcagtGATACAGAGATCACCAA AAATCGAGAATCCCGGAATCGTTCTCCAGTCCAATCTGACACCGAATTTGAGATCCGCAAGCTTAGCGAAGACAGGGCAGaaattgaagatgaaaaaacgcaTCAACAGAGCTGGAGATGGGGCGAATTGCCAAGCCCTCCGCCCGATTCTACTTTATCCTCGCACAGAACTTCAATGAATGCCTCAGCCACGGCGAACCAAACAAATGATT TCGAAGCCCATCAATCAATCCTCAGCCGAACACTGGCCTACATGAAGAGGAGTAACTCCCGCTTTGTTCGCAACCCTGAATCAGATGGAATTTATCTGAGCGATCTCAATGCGGATGAACTTGATCCCGAAGTTGCTGCACTTTATTTGCCAACATCCCATCGTCGTACCACAATTCCTAAAG gtGAGAAAAGCGTCGACGAAGAAGACGCAGAGTCAGGAAATGGCCCAAGTCTGCCCCAGAGTCCTAATAGCGTAGAAGGTGCCATTGGTGGCCCAAAATCTCTAGATAGTGATTTCGAAGAGCCAAAACATActctttttgaaaatactgCAGATGTTTTATTGTCTCTTTGCGGAGGATTAGATTCTAAGGATGGTCCATCGGAGGAAGCTTTCCATCAAAATCTGCTTCAGTTTGAGGATGTCTGTAACGATCCAAAGttatttgaaaatccaaatttggtgataaaaattaatggaaaattCTACAACTGGGCCATGGCATGTCCCATCGTTGTTACTCTCGCTGTATTCCAAAGACATCTGCCGCATAACGTTGTCGACAATTTGTGCTCTCGTTATATGTCAACCCCGGTGCATGAAGACAAAAAACAACAGAGTGGAGTGAAAACCGAAGGTCGCAGTGGCTACAGCTCCTGGTTTTCATGGAGCCGCTCAAGTCAACCACCTAAAAAATCACAAGACTTGTCTCAAGTTGATGGACCAATAGTGGAAGAAGCACGTGCGCAGCTAGTCGGAGCCAAAGAAGTATCTACTCCTGAAGATATGCCCTCTGTAAGTATCAGAATGGAACCAAAAGACGACGAAGTTATTGACATACCGTTAGAAACTGAAACTGCGGTTCAGACTAGTTTCCCAAGTACACCAGAGGAATCAATTCTCGATAAACCAAATAAAGAACGAGGTGAACGAGAGGGTGAAGGCTACAGCGGAAGCGAAGATTCTGACAGCAATCGGAATGAGCCTCAAGGAGTAAAAATACCAATCGAAAGAAGATCCTATTATGAACCGACCGAGAAATATAGGAAGACACTCAGACTGTCCTCTGAACAAATCGAAAGCCTCAATCTCAAAGAAGGACCTAATGAGGTTGTATTCAGCGTGACGACTGCTTACCAAGGCACCACGCGATGCAGATGTCACATCTACAGATGGAAATGGGATGACAAAATAGTAATCTCCGACATTGACGGCACAATAACTAAGTCCGATGTACTTGGACACATTCTGCCCATTGTTGGAAAAGACTGGGCCCAGTCTGGTGTAGCTcagcttttcaccaaaattaaaaacaatggATACAAGCTACTGTATCTCTCGGCAAGAGCTATTGGTCAAGCCAGGCTCACTAGAGAATATTTGAAGAGCATTAAACAAGGAGATTTGTCTCTGCCCGAAGGACCACTGCTTCTTAATCCTACGAGCCTATTATCTGCTTTCCATCGAGAAGTCATAGAGAAAAAACCAGAACAATTCAAAATCTCTTGCCTTAGCGATATTCAAGCCTTGTTCCCGGAGGATGTAAAACCTTTTTATGCTGGATACGGGAACCGCATAAAC gATGTGTGGGCGTATAGAGCAGTAGGCATTCCTATCGTGAGAATATTTACTATTAATCATCGTGGAGAATTGAAGCATGAGCTAACGCAGACATTCCAATCTTC aTACTCGAACATGAGCTACATCGTAGATCATCTCTTCCCACCGCTGCCCGAAGATGCAACAGACGAGTTTAGCAATTTTGCTTATTGGCGTGAGCCTATTCTTGAGATTCCGGATTTGGAGGTACTCAATATCGATACTCAAACAACGCAATAA
- the LOC105686376 gene encoding phosphatidate phosphatase LPIN1 isoform X3, with the protein MYSMNYIGKFISNFRDFYNEINAATLTGAIDVVVVEQPDGSFACSPFHVRFGKLCVLRSREKVVDIEINGEPRQIHMKLGDSGEAFFVEEVGSGGSPTDTEIPPHLACSPIPHDSCFPPQRFNLLSELPQEQREKLLRDSVLSIEREKWEEMSALPPDEREKFLIEQFSDLPKVHREKWLQIASLTTEERDKIFRENFGDISTEQKQKMIREQYSALKTEDRERLFKENFPELPVEQRQKFEFALLSDWKGKDEEKWDENQIDSKNDDEEIFNMDNIDGDEPKPASVSTPKTFNAVASNERIRKISVVKNDFRPINDDPQSSCKEKSSDESNISLSKKNSKDETVEETKVSNASKRKRKRKSIMKKKGAQRKTSNGSSSQTEMSENDVLAADESQSEPLLKGPSPVVEVESKNSSSELIETHSTSLSQDIAVPRAETDFHFFSDTEITKNRESRNRSPVQSDTEFEIRKLSEDRAEIEDEKTHQQSWRWGELPSPPPDSTLSSHRTSMNASATANQTNDFEAHQSILSRTLAYMKRSNSRFVRNPESDGIYLSDLNADELDPEVAALYLPTSHRRTTIPKGEKSVDEEDAESGNGPSLPQSPNSVEGAIGGPKSLDSDFEEPKHTLFENTADVLLSLCGGLDSKDGPSEEAFHQNLLQFEDVCNDPKLFENPNLVIKINGKFYNWAMACPIVVTLAVFQRHLPHNVVDNLCSRYMSTPVHEDKKQQSGVKTEGRSGYSSWFSWSRSSQPPKKSQDLSQVDGPIVEEARAQLVGAKEVSTPEDMPSVSIRMEPKDDEVIDIPLETETAVQTSFPSTPEESILDKPNKERGEREGEGYSGSEDSDSNRNEPQGVKIPIERRSYYEPTEKYRKTLRLSSEQIESLNLKEGPNEVVFSVTTAYQGTTRCRCHIYRWKWDDKIVISDIDGTITKSDVLGHILPIVGKDWAQSGVAQLFTKIKNNGYKLLYLSARAIGQARLTREYLKSIKQGDLSLPEGPLLLNPTSLLSAFHREVIEKKPEQFKISCLSDIQALFPEDVKPFYAGYGNRINDVWAYRAVGIPIVRIFTINHRGELKHELTQTFQSSYSNMSYIVDHLFPPLPEDATDEFSNFAYWREPILEIPDLEVLNIDTQTTQ; encoded by the exons ATGTACAGCATGAACTATATTGGAAAATTCATCAGCAACTTCAGGGATTTTTACAATGAAATTAACGCTGCTACTCTTACCGGAGCCATTGATGTTGTAGTAGTTGAACAACCAGATGGATCCTTTGCTTGCTCGCCTTTCCATGTCAGATTTGGAAAACTCTGCGTACTTCGATCCAGAGAAAAAGTG GTGGACATAGAGATAAATGGGGAACCTAGACAGATTCATATGAAGTTAGGAGACTCCGGGGAAGCATTTTTTGTTGAAGAAGTTGGTTCAGGTGGTTCTCCAACTGATACAGAAATCCCACCGCATCTTGCCTGCTCCCCGATTCCACATGACAGTTGCTTTCCACCACAGAG GTTCAACCTACTCTCAGAACTTCCTCAGgaacaacgagaaaaattaCTCCGAGATTCAGTTCTCTCCatcgaacgtgaaaaatgGGAGGAGATGTCAGCTCTACCTCCGGATGAGCGAGAAAAGTTCCTGATAGAGCAGTTCTCAGATCTGCCAAAAGTACATCGCGAAAAATGGCTGCAAATCGCTTCGTTAACCACAGAGGAGCGAGACAAAATTTTCCGCGAAAACTTTGGCGATATATCGACTGAACAGAAGCAGAAGATGATACGCGAACAATATTCTGCCCTGAAGACTGAGGATAGAGAGAGATtgttcaaagaaaatttcccTGAACTACCCGTAGAACAGAggcagaaatttgaatttgctCTACTCAGTGACTGGAAGGgaaaggacgaagaaaaatgggaTGAGAATCAAATAGATTCTAAGAATGATGACGAGGAAATATTTAACATGGATAACATTGATGGTGATGAACCTAAGCCGGCTTCAGTTTCAACTCCTAAAACATTCAATGCTGTGGCTTCAAATGAGAGAATTCGAAAGATAAGTGTTGTGAAAAACGATTTCCGACCAATAAATGATGACCCGCAGAGCAGCTGCAAGGAAAAATCTAGCGATGAATCGAATATCTCTTTGTCTaagaaaaactccaaagatGAAACAGTTGAGGAGACTAAAGTGAGCAACGCGTCTAAGAGAAAGCGTAAGAGGAAGAGCATCATGAAGAAGAAGGGTGCACAAAGAAAAACCAGCAATGGAAGTAGTAGCCAAACTGAAATGAGCGAAAACGACGTTCTTGCTGCTGACGAGTCTCAGAGCGAGCcg TTGTTAAAGGGGCCCAGTCCAGTTGTCGAGGTTGAGTCCAAGAATTCATCGTCAGAGCTAATCGAAACCCACTCCACTTCACTGTCGCAGGACATAGCAGTACCACGTGCTGAAactgattttcatttcttcagtGATACAGAGATCACCAA AAATCGAGAATCCCGGAATCGTTCTCCAGTCCAATCTGACACCGAATTTGAGATCCGCAAGCTTAGCGAAGACAGGGCAGaaattgaagatgaaaaaacgcaTCAACAGAGCTGGAGATGGGGCGAATTGCCAAGCCCTCCGCCCGATTCTACTTTATCCTCGCACAGAACTTCAATGAATGCCTCAGCCACGGCGAACCAAACAAATGATT TCGAAGCCCATCAATCAATCCTCAGCCGAACACTGGCCTACATGAAGAGGAGTAACTCCCGCTTTGTTCGCAACCCTGAATCAGATGGAATTTATCTGAGCGATCTCAATGCGGATGAACTTGATCCCGAAGTTGCTGCACTTTATTTGCCAACATCCCATCGTCGTACCACAATTCCTAAAG gtGAGAAAAGCGTCGACGAAGAAGACGCAGAGTCAGGAAATGGCCCAAGTCTGCCCCAGAGTCCTAATAGCGTAGAAGGTGCCATTGGTGGCCCAAAATCTCTAGATAGTGATTTCGAAGAGCCAAAACATActctttttgaaaatactgCAGATGTTTTATTGTCTCTTTGCGGAGGATTAGATTCTAAGGATGGTCCATCGGAGGAAGCTTTCCATCAAAATCTGCTTCAGTTTGAGGATGTCTGTAACGATCCAAAGttatttgaaaatccaaatttggtgataaaaattaatggaaaattCTACAACTGGGCCATGGCATGTCCCATCGTTGTTACTCTCGCTGTATTCCAAAGACATCTGCCGCATAACGTTGTCGACAATTTGTGCTCTCGTTATATGTCAACCCCGGTGCATGAAGACAAAAAACAACAGAGTGGAGTGAAAACCGAAGGTCGCAGTGGCTACAGCTCCTGGTTTTCATGGAGCCGCTCAAGTCAACCACCTAAAAAATCACAAGACTTGTCTCAAGTTGATGGACCAATAGTGGAAGAAGCACGTGCGCAGCTAGTCGGAGCCAAAGAAGTATCTACTCCTGAAGATATGCCCTCTGTAAGTATCAGAATGGAACCAAAAGACGACGAAGTTATTGACATACCGTTAGAAACTGAAACTGCGGTTCAGACTAGTTTCCCAAGTACACCAGAGGAATCAATTCTCGATAAACCAAATAAAGAACGAGGTGAACGAGAGGGTGAAGGCTACAGCGGAAGCGAAGATTCTGACAGCAATCGGAATGAGCCTCAAGGAGTAAAAATACCAATCGAAAGAAGATCCTATTATGAACCGACCGAGAAATATAGGAAGACACTCAGACTGTCCTCTGAACAAATCGAAAGCCTCAATCTCAAAGAAGGACCTAATGAGGTTGTATTCAGCGTGACGACTGCTTACCAAGGCACCACGCGATGCAGATGTCACATCTACAGATGGAAATGGGATGACAAAATAGTAATCTCCGACATTGACGGCACAATAACTAAGTCCGATGTACTTGGACACATTCTGCCCATTGTTGGAAAAGACTGGGCCCAGTCTGGTGTAGCTcagcttttcaccaaaattaaaaacaatggATACAAGCTACTGTATCTCTCGGCAAGAGCTATTGGTCAAGCCAGGCTCACTAGAGAATATTTGAAGAGCATTAAACAAGGAGATTTGTCTCTGCCCGAAGGACCACTGCTTCTTAATCCTACGAGCCTATTATCTGCTTTCCATCGAGAAGTCATAGAGAAAAAACCAGAACAATTCAAAATCTCTTGCCTTAGCGATATTCAAGCCTTGTTCCCGGAGGATGTAAAACCTTTTTATGCTGGATACGGGAACCGCATAAAC gATGTGTGGGCGTATAGAGCAGTAGGCATTCCTATCGTGAGAATATTTACTATTAATCATCGTGGAGAATTGAAGCATGAGCTAACGCAGACATTCCAATCTTC aTACTCGAACATGAGCTACATCGTAGATCATCTCTTCCCACCGCTGCCCGAAGATGCAACAGACGAGTTTAGCAATTTTGCTTATTGGCGTGAGCCTATTCTTGAGATTCCGGATTTGGAGGTACTCAATATCGATACTCAAACAACGCAATAA
- the LOC105686376 gene encoding phosphatidate phosphatase LPIN3 isoform X4, which yields MYSMNYIGKFISNFRDFYNEINAATLTGAIDVVVVEQPDGSFACSPFHVRFGKLCVLRSREKVVDIEINGEPRQIHMKLGDSGEAFFVEEVGSGGSPTDTEIPPHLACSPIPHDSCFPPQRETGTLFIRFNLLSELPQEQREKLLRDSVLSIEREKWEEMSALPPDEREKFLIEQFSDLPKVHREKWLQIASLTTEERDKIFRENFGDISTEQKQKMIREQYSALKTEDRERLFKENFPELPVEQRQKFEFALLSDWKGKDEEKWDENQIDSKNDDEEIFNMDNIDGDEPKPASVSTPKTFNAVASNERIRKISVVKNDFRPINDDPQSSCKEKSSDESNISLSKKNSKDETVEETKVSNASKRKRKRKSIMKKKGAQRKTSNGSSSQTEMSENDVLAADESQSEPLLKGPSPVVEVESKNSSSELIETHSTSLSQDIAVPRAETDFHFFSDTEITKNRESRNRSPVQSDTEFEIRKLSEDRAEIEDEKTHQQSWRWGELPSPPPDSTLSSHRTSMNASATANQTNDCEKSVDEEDAESGNGPSLPQSPNSVEGAIGGPKSLDSDFEEPKHTLFENTADVLLSLCGGLDSKDGPSEEAFHQNLLQFEDVCNDPKLFENPNLVIKINGKFYNWAMACPIVVTLAVFQRHLPHNVVDNLCSRYMSTPVHEDKKQQSGVKTEGRSGYSSWFSWSRSSQPPKKSQDLSQVDGPIVEEARAQLVGAKEVSTPEDMPSVSIRMEPKDDEVIDIPLETETAVQTSFPSTPEESILDKPNKERGEREGEGYSGSEDSDSNRNEPQGVKIPIERRSYYEPTEKYRKTLRLSSEQIESLNLKEGPNEVVFSVTTAYQGTTRCRCHIYRWKWDDKIVISDIDGTITKSDVLGHILPIVGKDWAQSGVAQLFTKIKNNGYKLLYLSARAIGQARLTREYLKSIKQGDLSLPEGPLLLNPTSLLSAFHREVIEKKPEQFKISCLSDIQALFPEDVKPFYAGYGNRINDVWAYRAVGIPIVRIFTINHRGELKHELTQTFQSSYSNMSYIVDHLFPPLPEDATDEFSNFAYWREPILEIPDLEVLNIDTQTTQ from the exons ATGTACAGCATGAACTATATTGGAAAATTCATCAGCAACTTCAGGGATTTTTACAATGAAATTAACGCTGCTACTCTTACCGGAGCCATTGATGTTGTAGTAGTTGAACAACCAGATGGATCCTTTGCTTGCTCGCCTTTCCATGTCAGATTTGGAAAACTCTGCGTACTTCGATCCAGAGAAAAAGTG GTGGACATAGAGATAAATGGGGAACCTAGACAGATTCATATGAAGTTAGGAGACTCCGGGGAAGCATTTTTTGTTGAAGAAGTTGGTTCAGGTGGTTCTCCAACTGATACAGAAATCCCACCGCATCTTGCCTGCTCCCCGATTCCACATGACAGTTGCTTTCCACCACAGAG GGAGACTGGAACTTTGTTTATCAGGTTCAACCTACTCTCAGAACTTCCTCAGgaacaacgagaaaaattaCTCCGAGATTCAGTTCTCTCCatcgaacgtgaaaaatgGGAGGAGATGTCAGCTCTACCTCCGGATGAGCGAGAAAAGTTCCTGATAGAGCAGTTCTCAGATCTGCCAAAAGTACATCGCGAAAAATGGCTGCAAATCGCTTCGTTAACCACAGAGGAGCGAGACAAAATTTTCCGCGAAAACTTTGGCGATATATCGACTGAACAGAAGCAGAAGATGATACGCGAACAATATTCTGCCCTGAAGACTGAGGATAGAGAGAGATtgttcaaagaaaatttcccTGAACTACCCGTAGAACAGAggcagaaatttgaatttgctCTACTCAGTGACTGGAAGGgaaaggacgaagaaaaatgggaTGAGAATCAAATAGATTCTAAGAATGATGACGAGGAAATATTTAACATGGATAACATTGATGGTGATGAACCTAAGCCGGCTTCAGTTTCAACTCCTAAAACATTCAATGCTGTGGCTTCAAATGAGAGAATTCGAAAGATAAGTGTTGTGAAAAACGATTTCCGACCAATAAATGATGACCCGCAGAGCAGCTGCAAGGAAAAATCTAGCGATGAATCGAATATCTCTTTGTCTaagaaaaactccaaagatGAAACAGTTGAGGAGACTAAAGTGAGCAACGCGTCTAAGAGAAAGCGTAAGAGGAAGAGCATCATGAAGAAGAAGGGTGCACAAAGAAAAACCAGCAATGGAAGTAGTAGCCAAACTGAAATGAGCGAAAACGACGTTCTTGCTGCTGACGAGTCTCAGAGCGAGCcg TTGTTAAAGGGGCCCAGTCCAGTTGTCGAGGTTGAGTCCAAGAATTCATCGTCAGAGCTAATCGAAACCCACTCCACTTCACTGTCGCAGGACATAGCAGTACCACGTGCTGAAactgattttcatttcttcagtGATACAGAGATCACCAA AAATCGAGAATCCCGGAATCGTTCTCCAGTCCAATCTGACACCGAATTTGAGATCCGCAAGCTTAGCGAAGACAGGGCAGaaattgaagatgaaaaaacgcaTCAACAGAGCTGGAGATGGGGCGAATTGCCAAGCCCTCCGCCCGATTCTACTTTATCCTCGCACAGAACTTCAATGAATGCCTCAGCCACGGCGAACCAAACAAATGATT gtGAGAAAAGCGTCGACGAAGAAGACGCAGAGTCAGGAAATGGCCCAAGTCTGCCCCAGAGTCCTAATAGCGTAGAAGGTGCCATTGGTGGCCCAAAATCTCTAGATAGTGATTTCGAAGAGCCAAAACATActctttttgaaaatactgCAGATGTTTTATTGTCTCTTTGCGGAGGATTAGATTCTAAGGATGGTCCATCGGAGGAAGCTTTCCATCAAAATCTGCTTCAGTTTGAGGATGTCTGTAACGATCCAAAGttatttgaaaatccaaatttggtgataaaaattaatggaaaattCTACAACTGGGCCATGGCATGTCCCATCGTTGTTACTCTCGCTGTATTCCAAAGACATCTGCCGCATAACGTTGTCGACAATTTGTGCTCTCGTTATATGTCAACCCCGGTGCATGAAGACAAAAAACAACAGAGTGGAGTGAAAACCGAAGGTCGCAGTGGCTACAGCTCCTGGTTTTCATGGAGCCGCTCAAGTCAACCACCTAAAAAATCACAAGACTTGTCTCAAGTTGATGGACCAATAGTGGAAGAAGCACGTGCGCAGCTAGTCGGAGCCAAAGAAGTATCTACTCCTGAAGATATGCCCTCTGTAAGTATCAGAATGGAACCAAAAGACGACGAAGTTATTGACATACCGTTAGAAACTGAAACTGCGGTTCAGACTAGTTTCCCAAGTACACCAGAGGAATCAATTCTCGATAAACCAAATAAAGAACGAGGTGAACGAGAGGGTGAAGGCTACAGCGGAAGCGAAGATTCTGACAGCAATCGGAATGAGCCTCAAGGAGTAAAAATACCAATCGAAAGAAGATCCTATTATGAACCGACCGAGAAATATAGGAAGACACTCAGACTGTCCTCTGAACAAATCGAAAGCCTCAATCTCAAAGAAGGACCTAATGAGGTTGTATTCAGCGTGACGACTGCTTACCAAGGCACCACGCGATGCAGATGTCACATCTACAGATGGAAATGGGATGACAAAATAGTAATCTCCGACATTGACGGCACAATAACTAAGTCCGATGTACTTGGACACATTCTGCCCATTGTTGGAAAAGACTGGGCCCAGTCTGGTGTAGCTcagcttttcaccaaaattaaaaacaatggATACAAGCTACTGTATCTCTCGGCAAGAGCTATTGGTCAAGCCAGGCTCACTAGAGAATATTTGAAGAGCATTAAACAAGGAGATTTGTCTCTGCCCGAAGGACCACTGCTTCTTAATCCTACGAGCCTATTATCTGCTTTCCATCGAGAAGTCATAGAGAAAAAACCAGAACAATTCAAAATCTCTTGCCTTAGCGATATTCAAGCCTTGTTCCCGGAGGATGTAAAACCTTTTTATGCTGGATACGGGAACCGCATAAAC gATGTGTGGGCGTATAGAGCAGTAGGCATTCCTATCGTGAGAATATTTACTATTAATCATCGTGGAGAATTGAAGCATGAGCTAACGCAGACATTCCAATCTTC aTACTCGAACATGAGCTACATCGTAGATCATCTCTTCCCACCGCTGCCCGAAGATGCAACAGACGAGTTTAGCAATTTTGCTTATTGGCGTGAGCCTATTCTTGAGATTCCGGATTTGGAGGTACTCAATATCGATACTCAAACAACGCAATAA